In one window of Prevotella sp. E13-17 DNA:
- a CDS encoding sulfatase-like hydrolase/transferase, which yields MRKNTTTVLAALAAAVPALAQQEKPNVIVIMADDLGWGDVSAYGNTTIHTPNIDRLATEGVCLNDGHAASATSTPSRYALFTGMYPWKNEQAKILPGDAPLLISPQQFTMPRMFQQAGYATAAVGKWHLGMGIGKIDWNSHIAPGAREIGFDYSCIIAATVDRVPTVYVENGDVVGRDANDPIYVDYDTPFPGEPTALTNPELVKMQWSHGHQNTVVNGIPRIGYMKGGERARWKDDEMAQYFLDRSCWFIDSVSRLNEPFFLYYGLHQPHVPRTADPRFVGSTQLGPRGDVVVEADWCVGQIIKKLEESHLLDNTLIVFTSDNGPVLDDGYEDGSRDTRFMHDPNGSLRGGKYSLFDAGTRVPFFVYWKGHTRHVNSPVLVSQQDLLASFGRLINQPVPDSLDSKDMLDTFLGQRMKHRDDLVVEASGRLAYRWRQYALVPPYRGPETNETGNELGVVSDWALYDLQADPTQHTDLARQKPALLRRLKKKFLRQVSGYYNPDREQETLK from the coding sequence ATGAGAAAGAACACCACAACGGTGCTGGCGGCACTCGCGGCAGCAGTGCCCGCACTGGCACAGCAGGAGAAGCCTAACGTCATCGTCATCATGGCCGACGACCTGGGATGGGGCGACGTGAGTGCCTATGGCAACACTACCATCCACACACCCAACATCGACCGCCTGGCCACTGAGGGTGTCTGTCTGAATGACGGCCATGCCGCCTCGGCCACCTCTACACCATCGCGCTACGCCCTGTTTACGGGCATGTATCCGTGGAAGAACGAACAGGCGAAGATTCTGCCTGGCGATGCGCCGCTGCTCATCTCGCCCCAGCAGTTTACCATGCCCCGCATGTTCCAGCAGGCAGGCTATGCCACGGCTGCCGTGGGCAAATGGCACCTCGGCATGGGCATCGGCAAGATTGACTGGAACAGCCACATAGCCCCGGGGGCACGCGAGATAGGTTTTGACTACTCGTGCATCATCGCTGCCACCGTCGATCGTGTGCCGACGGTCTATGTGGAGAACGGCGACGTGGTGGGACGCGATGCCAACGATCCTATCTACGTGGACTACGACACGCCCTTCCCTGGCGAACCCACAGCGCTGACCAACCCCGAGCTGGTGAAGATGCAGTGGAGCCACGGTCACCAGAATACCGTCGTCAACGGCATTCCCCGCATCGGCTATATGAAAGGGGGCGAGCGGGCACGGTGGAAGGACGACGAGATGGCCCAGTATTTCCTTGACCGTTCCTGCTGGTTCATCGACTCGGTAAGCAGGCTGAACGAGCCCTTCTTCCTCTACTACGGCCTGCACCAGCCTCATGTGCCCCGCACGGCTGATCCACGCTTTGTAGGCTCCACGCAACTCGGTCCCCGAGGCGATGTGGTGGTCGAGGCCGACTGGTGCGTGGGACAGATTATCAAGAAGCTGGAAGAGAGCCATTTGCTGGATAACACGCTCATCGTTTTCACCTCCGACAACGGACCGGTGCTCGACGACGGCTATGAGGACGGCTCGCGCGATACCCGTTTCATGCACGACCCCAACGGCTCGCTGCGAGGGGGCAAGTACAGCCTCTTCGATGCCGGCACACGCGTTCCTTTCTTCGTCTATTGGAAAGGGCACACACGTCATGTCAACAGTCCGGTGCTCGTGTCACAGCAGGACCTGCTGGCATCGTTCGGACGACTGATCAACCAGCCCGTCCCCGACTCGCTCGACTCGAAGGACATGCTCGACACCTTCCTCGGACAGCGCATGAAGCACCGCGACGACCTCGTGGTGGAAGCCAGCGGACGACTGGCCTACCGCTGGCGTCAGTATGCACTGGTGCCGCCCTATCGTGGCCCTGAGACCAACGAGACGGGCAACGAGCTGGGTGTGGTCAGCGACTGGGCCCTCTACGACCTGCAGGCCGACCCTACGCAGCACACCGATCTCGCCCGCCAGAAGCCTGCCCTGCTCAGGCGGCTGAAGAAGAAATTCCTCCGGCAGGTCAGCGGCTACTATAATCCCGACCGCGAACAAGAAACGCTAAAGTAA
- a CDS encoding glycoside hydrolase family 13 protein — protein MKRVILLLALMGQMAAMHAAKVTVDRVEPTDWYVGLKNPQVQLMVYGKGIRDVASVTTDYAGVRIDSLVRLDSPNYLLVYMNVGNANPGTMTLNFDKKKVQYQLKARKMKGEDHRGFDISDVLYLLMPDRFAQGAHHQSQVKGLRQYREDRQAPSLRHGGDLEGLREHLDYFNDLGVTALWFTPILENDSPDMMETWSTYHGYACTNYYRVDPRFGTNDDYCRLIADCHQRGLKVVMDMIFNHCGFEHPWVSDMPSKDWFNQSEWLKESGGTSDSRGTSFQQTSYKLTPVVDPYAAEVDKKETQNAWFVSTMPDLNQHNPHLMRYLIQNSIWWIETADIDGIRMDTYPYAFREPMAQWMKELDEEYPNFNTVGETWVTKPAYTASWQKDSKLSDTNSYLKTVMDFSFQEAMDSAKREETDGWWRGMNRLYNSFVYDYLYPNPSSVMAFLDNHDTDRFLGNGEDSLAMKQALALLLTVRRIPQLYYGTEIMMNGTKERSDGYVRKDFPGGFPGDQHNAFTKEGRTAKENQMFSWLSNLLHWRNGNETIIRGMQKQFIPYNGIYVISRSWHRNTVMTIMNGTSRPAVMPVKRYAEVIGSATKVQDVLTGRTYDLSQDLKLQPRQTLILEFLGD, from the coding sequence ATGAAACGAGTCATATTATTGCTGGCCCTCATGGGGCAGATGGCTGCTATGCATGCAGCAAAGGTAACGGTCGATAGGGTAGAGCCAACCGACTGGTATGTGGGACTGAAGAACCCGCAGGTGCAGTTGATGGTTTATGGTAAGGGCATCCGTGATGTGGCCTCCGTCACCACCGACTATGCAGGCGTACGTATTGATAGTCTGGTGCGACTGGATTCGCCCAACTACCTGTTGGTCTATATGAACGTGGGCAATGCCAACCCCGGCACGATGACGCTGAACTTCGACAAGAAAAAGGTGCAGTATCAGCTGAAGGCTCGCAAGATGAAAGGTGAAGACCATCGTGGCTTCGACATCAGCGATGTGCTCTATCTGTTGATGCCCGACCGCTTTGCTCAGGGCGCTCACCATCAATCGCAGGTGAAAGGTTTGCGCCAGTATCGTGAAGACCGCCAGGCGCCTTCGCTGCGTCATGGTGGCGACTTGGAAGGCTTGCGTGAACATTTGGACTATTTCAATGACCTGGGTGTCACAGCCCTTTGGTTTACACCCATTTTGGAGAACGACTCGCCCGACATGATGGAGACGTGGTCCACCTATCATGGTTATGCCTGTACCAACTACTACCGTGTGGATCCTCGCTTTGGCACCAACGATGACTATTGTCGTCTGATTGCCGATTGCCATCAGCGCGGCTTGAAGGTAGTGATGGACATGATTTTCAATCACTGCGGTTTCGAACATCCGTGGGTCAGCGACATGCCTTCGAAAGATTGGTTCAACCAGTCAGAATGGTTGAAGGAGTCGGGAGGCACCAGCGATTCCCGTGGCACCAGTTTCCAGCAGACCAGTTATAAGCTGACACCCGTGGTCGATCCTTATGCTGCCGAGGTTGATAAGAAGGAGACGCAGAACGCATGGTTCGTATCCACGATGCCCGACCTGAATCAGCACAACCCCCATCTGATGCGCTATCTCATCCAGAACTCCATCTGGTGGATAGAGACAGCCGACATCGACGGCATCCGCATGGATACCTATCCCTATGCTTTCCGCGAGCCTATGGCGCAGTGGATGAAAGAGCTCGACGAGGAATATCCCAACTTCAACACCGTCGGCGAGACGTGGGTCACCAAGCCTGCCTATACCGCCTCATGGCAGAAAGACTCTAAGTTGTCTGACACCAACAGCTATCTGAAAACCGTGATGGACTTCTCGTTCCAGGAGGCTATGGACTCCGCAAAGCGTGAGGAGACCGATGGCTGGTGGCGAGGCATGAACCGCCTTTACAACTCGTTTGTCTATGACTATCTCTATCCGAACCCATCATCGGTGATGGCTTTCCTTGATAATCACGACACTGATCGCTTCCTGGGCAATGGCGAGGACTCGCTGGCTATGAAGCAGGCTCTGGCATTGTTGCTCACGGTTCGTCGTATTCCTCAGCTTTATTATGGCACGGAGATTATGATGAACGGCACGAAGGAGAGGAGCGATGGCTATGTGCGTAAGGACTTCCCCGGTGGTTTCCCTGGTGACCAGCACAACGCATTCACCAAGGAAGGGCGCACGGCCAAAGAGAATCAGATGTTCTCATGGTTGAGTAACCTGTTGCATTGGCGCAATGGCAACGAGACGATCATCCGTGGCATGCAGAAACAGTTCATACCATATAATGGTATCTATGTCATCAGTCGCAGCTGGCATCGCAACACGGTGATGACCATCATGAACGGCACGTCTCGTCCTGCAGTGATGCCAGTGAAGCGCTATGCCGAGGTCATCGGTTCGGCCACCAAAGTGCAAGATGTACTCACAGGACGCACTTATGACTTGTCGCAAGACTTGAAACTGCAGCCTCGTCAGACCCTCATTCTTGAATTCTTGGGCGATTGA
- the pulA gene encoding type I pullulanase yields MKKAVLAGMAALIVACEPAKKCFMFDEVTYSPSQTVFKLFAPSDASCQVVIGGNTLQMEQLADTIWAATAVGDQKGKTYEFLVNGQSSPGVFAKAVTVNGQKGVVVDMAETNPVGWDTDMPVRRPFKDLVIYELHHRDFSIANKLAKYPGKYLALTELWAIDHLKELGINAVHILPSYDYGSVDETRLDEPQYNWGYDPVNYNVPEGGYSTDPYTPTTRILEFKQMVQALHQAGIAVILDVVYNHTYNIDNSNFQKTYPDYFYRKTSDGAYSNGSGCGNETASERPMMRRFMIESVKYWINEYHIDGFRFDLMGVHDIETMNEIRKEVDKIDPSIIIYGEGWSAGSCALPNEVLGMKANISKMPGIAAFSDDMRDALRGPFSDDTKGAFLAGIPGMEESLKAGIAGMAEHPQVDYTKVNYSDKPYAKEPTQMIAYVSCHDDMCLTDRLRSSIPGIKEDELIRLDLLAQTAVFTSQGIPFMLSGEELLRDKKGVHNSFESPDSINQLDWSHKDKYPQVFNYYKRLIALRRNHPAFRLGETSLVKKHLEFLDTDTDCVVAFLLKNHAGGDSWNNIIVILNGNRSAKLVKIPKDRYQVVCCDGEINENGLGEVNSDRVLVKPQSALIIHN; encoded by the coding sequence ATGAAGAAAGCAGTATTAGCAGGAATGGCAGCTCTGATTGTTGCATGTGAACCCGCCAAGAAGTGTTTTATGTTCGACGAGGTGACCTATTCACCCAGTCAAACCGTATTTAAACTTTTTGCACCTTCTGACGCTTCCTGTCAGGTAGTGATAGGGGGGAATACCCTTCAGATGGAGCAATTGGCAGATACCATTTGGGCTGCTACTGCTGTAGGCGACCAGAAAGGCAAGACGTATGAATTCCTGGTGAACGGACAATCGTCGCCAGGCGTCTTTGCCAAGGCAGTCACCGTCAACGGACAGAAAGGTGTTGTCGTTGACATGGCTGAGACCAATCCCGTGGGTTGGGATACCGACATGCCCGTACGCCGTCCTTTCAAGGATCTGGTGATTTATGAACTTCACCATCGTGACTTCTCGATAGCCAACAAGTTGGCAAAGTATCCAGGCAAATACCTGGCTCTGACCGAGCTATGGGCCATTGACCATCTGAAGGAGCTGGGCATCAACGCGGTGCACATCCTGCCTTCTTATGACTACGGTTCGGTGGATGAAACCCGACTGGACGAGCCCCAATATAACTGGGGCTATGATCCAGTGAACTACAACGTGCCTGAGGGCGGCTATTCTACCGACCCCTATACTCCCACCACTCGTATCCTTGAGTTCAAGCAAATGGTACAGGCACTGCATCAGGCTGGCATTGCCGTGATTCTCGACGTGGTGTATAACCATACGTATAATATAGACAACAGCAATTTCCAAAAGACCTATCCCGACTATTTCTATCGCAAGACCAGCGATGGTGCCTATTCCAATGGTTCGGGATGTGGCAACGAGACGGCCAGCGAGCGCCCCATGATGCGTCGGTTCATGATTGAGAGCGTGAAGTACTGGATCAACGAGTACCATATTGATGGCTTCCGCTTCGACCTGATGGGTGTTCACGACATCGAGACCATGAACGAGATTCGAAAAGAGGTGGATAAGATAGACCCCTCTATAATAATATATGGTGAAGGATGGAGTGCCGGTTCCTGTGCCCTTCCCAACGAAGTGCTGGGTATGAAGGCCAACATCAGTAAGATGCCTGGCATTGCAGCTTTCTCCGACGACATGCGCGATGCGTTGCGCGGCCCCTTCTCTGACGATACCAAAGGAGCCTTCCTGGCTGGTATTCCTGGTATGGAGGAAAGTTTGAAGGCAGGCATTGCCGGCATGGCCGAACATCCGCAGGTGGACTACACCAAGGTGAACTACTCTGATAAGCCCTATGCTAAAGAGCCAACACAGATGATAGCTTATGTGAGCTGTCACGACGATATGTGTCTGACCGACCGTCTGCGCTCAAGCATTCCTGGCATCAAGGAAGACGAGCTGATACGCCTGGACCTGTTGGCACAGACAGCCGTGTTCACCTCGCAGGGTATTCCCTTTATGTTGAGTGGCGAGGAACTGCTGCGCGACAAGAAGGGTGTGCACAACTCTTTTGAGTCGCCCGACAGCATCAACCAATTGGACTGGAGCCACAAAGACAAGTATCCGCAGGTGTTCAATTACTATAAGCGTTTGATTGCTTTGCGCCGTAACCATCCGGCTTTCCGCCTGGGTGAGACATCGTTGGTGAAAAAACATCTGGAGTTCCTTGATACCGATACCGACTGCGTGGTGGCATTTCTGTTGAAGAATCATGCCGGCGGCGACAGTTGGAACAATATCATCGTCATACTGAACGGCAATCGCAGTGCCAAGCTGGTTAAGATACCCAAAGACCGCTACCAAGTGGTATGTTGCGATGGCGAAATCAACGAAAACGGACTGGGCGAGGTCAACAGCGACCGCGTGCTGGTCAAACCTCAATCTGCATTAATCATTCATAACTAA
- a CDS encoding glycoside hydrolase family 97 protein, translated as MKALFAVLAMPLMAMAAEVKSPNGNVVVNFSVDADGRPVYEMSYKGKTVVAPSHLGLELAKDKHASKGMDETNLLDGFRIKEEKTSEFKETWSPVWGESSSILNHYNEYAATLQQEKEQREIIVRFRVYNDGIGFRYEFPQQKNLNYFLIQEEKTEFAMTGDHTAWWLPGDYDTQEQETQETKLSEIRGRLKQAVNWDNSSVAVFSETGVQTSLQMKSADGLYINIHEAACVNYATMHLELIDAQTKAFSTKLEGNSNNYTPWPKPSACPLPKPFTFVSHLTPDATGLKGCMQTPCQSPWRTVMVSDDARDMLSSNLILNLNEPCALDDTSWIHPTKYCGVWWEMIVGKSSWNYTDDYPSVYIDKVDWNSVKPNGRHGANNEKVKRYIDFAADNGLDQVLVEGWNIGWEDWANMWKRDVFDFVTPYPDFDIKMLNDYAHSKGVKLMMHHETSSSTQNYERHMEKAYSLMNKYGYDAVKSGYVGDIIPRGDHHYSQSMNDHYLLCIKEAAKHHIMVNAHEAVRPTGLCRTYPNLVGNEAARGTEYEAFGGSRPDHTVILPFTRLQGGPMDYTPGVLETQLKTWSDNPNYIHTTLVGQLALYVTFYSPLQMAADLPENYAKFMDAFQFIKDVAVDWDESKYLEAEPADYITVARKAKGTNNWFVGGKCDENGHKSVVKLDFLDKGRKYDCTIYADAKNAHYEKNPKEYVITKKVVKQGDVLKLTEAPGGGFAISLIAR; from the coding sequence ATGAAAGCACTCTTCGCAGTGTTGGCTATGCCCTTAATGGCGATGGCCGCTGAGGTGAAATCGCCTAACGGCAATGTGGTAGTAAACTTCTCTGTAGATGCCGATGGACGTCCTGTCTATGAGATGAGCTACAAAGGTAAAACGGTTGTGGCTCCATCGCATCTGGGATTGGAACTGGCCAAGGACAAGCATGCATCCAAAGGTATGGATGAGACCAACCTCTTGGATGGCTTCAGAATAAAGGAGGAGAAGACATCTGAATTTAAGGAGACGTGGAGTCCTGTATGGGGCGAAAGTAGCTCCATTCTGAACCACTATAATGAATATGCAGCTACGCTACAGCAGGAAAAAGAACAGCGTGAGATCATTGTCCGTTTCCGCGTATATAACGATGGTATCGGTTTCCGTTATGAGTTTCCACAGCAAAAGAACCTGAACTACTTTCTCATTCAGGAAGAGAAGACCGAGTTCGCCATGACGGGCGACCACACCGCTTGGTGGTTGCCGGGCGACTACGACACACAGGAGCAGGAAACACAGGAAACGAAGTTGTCTGAAATCAGAGGACGCCTGAAGCAGGCCGTAAACTGGGATAACTCGTCGGTAGCAGTCTTCTCGGAGACGGGTGTGCAGACGTCGCTGCAGATGAAGTCGGCTGATGGATTGTATATCAACATCCATGAGGCAGCCTGTGTGAACTATGCCACCATGCACCTGGAACTGATTGATGCGCAGACAAAGGCTTTCTCAACTAAGCTCGAGGGCAATAGCAACAACTATACCCCTTGGCCGAAGCCATCGGCTTGTCCGCTGCCAAAGCCCTTTACGTTTGTCAGCCACCTGACGCCCGATGCTACCGGACTGAAAGGTTGTATGCAGACCCCCTGTCAGTCGCCTTGGCGCACCGTGATGGTCAGCGACGATGCCCGCGATATGTTGTCGTCTAATCTGATTTTGAATCTGAATGAGCCTTGTGCCCTCGATGATACCTCGTGGATTCATCCCACGAAATACTGCGGCGTGTGGTGGGAAATGATCGTGGGCAAGAGCTCATGGAACTACACCGACGACTACCCCTCGGTCTATATTGACAAGGTGGACTGGAACAGCGTGAAGCCTAATGGTCGTCATGGTGCCAACAACGAGAAGGTGAAGCGTTACATAGACTTTGCTGCAGACAACGGATTGGACCAGGTGCTGGTAGAAGGATGGAACATTGGCTGGGAAGACTGGGCCAACATGTGGAAGCGTGACGTGTTCGACTTCGTGACGCCATATCCTGATTTCGACATTAAGATGCTGAACGACTATGCTCATTCTAAAGGTGTGAAACTGATGATGCACCATGAGACCTCTTCGTCAACGCAGAACTACGAGCGCCACATGGAAAAGGCTTACAGCCTGATGAATAAGTATGGCTACGATGCCGTGAAGAGTGGCTATGTGGGTGACATCATTCCTCGAGGCGATCACCACTACAGTCAGTCGATGAACGACCACTATCTGTTGTGCATCAAGGAGGCAGCAAAGCATCATATCATGGTGAATGCTCACGAGGCAGTGCGCCCTACAGGCCTGTGTCGTACTTATCCTAACTTGGTGGGCAATGAGGCTGCTCGTGGCACAGAGTATGAAGCTTTCGGCGGTTCTCGTCCCGACCATACCGTTATCCTGCCATTTACCCGCCTGCAGGGCGGACCGATGGACTACACGCCCGGCGTGCTCGAGACGCAGTTGAAGACCTGGAGCGATAATCCCAACTACATACATACCACGCTGGTAGGGCAGTTGGCTCTCTATGTCACCTTCTACAGTCCCCTGCAGATGGCTGCCGACCTGCCCGAGAACTATGCCAAGTTCATGGATGCCTTCCAGTTTATTAAGGATGTGGCAGTCGATTGGGACGAGTCGAAATACCTCGAGGCAGAACCTGCCGACTATATTACTGTGGCTCGTAAGGCTAAGGGCACCAACAATTGGTTCGTTGGCGGCAAGTGCGATGAGAACGGACATAAGTCGGTTGTCAAGCTCGACTTCCTGGATAAGGGGCGCAAGTATGACTGCACCATCTATGCAGACGCCAAAAATGCCCATTACGAGAAGAACCCTAAGGAATATGTGATTACCAAGAAAGTTGTTAAACAGGGTGATGTGCTGAAGCTCACCGAAGCACCTGGAGGTGGCTTTGCCATATCGCTCATAGCCAGATAA
- a CDS encoding 4-alpha-glucanotransferase, translating to MKLLFNLDYQTSFGEQLMMNIIVDHNQTEVHAMSTRDGLHWTAEISRAEKGCLDYYYSVCRGSKVMRHEWLVEPHRLEMPSLKATYYRVYDRWIDIPEDSYLYSSAFTDCVMARACKPISNTEHGRTIRLKVRAPQLQSGSQLAIVGNASYLGYWDCAKARPMTEHAYHEWVISLDADRLPEVFEFKFVILGESVVWENCSNRVLLNQEMAQGEVVVYELAQAWFSIPSWKGAGTVIPVFSLRSEGSFGVGDFGDLKLMVDWCAKTQQRILQVLPINDTTITHTWQDSYPYNSISIYALHPQYTDLRQLPILKDEAQRGAFEQLRQELNALPQIDYERVNKAKMDYLRAVFTQEWTVIKRRATYKSFFETNKDWLEPYARFCYYRDKYGTAQFSEWPAKLPKADPKTIDFWYFVQYNLDQQMRAAHQHAREKGVILKGDIPIGISRYGVEAWVEPRYFNLNGQAGAPPDAFSVNGQNWGFPTYNWDEMLSDGCQWWVRRFRKMQEYFDAYRIDHVLGFFRIWEIPIDAVHGLLGQFSPALGMTPEEIEGYGLHFQEELFTRPFIADWTLQRIFGERASYVKEHFLNHLHDDIWEMKPEFNTQRKVEAWAKDKNEDALRDGLYALISDVLFVRDRKDTHKFHPRIGVQNDFIYEALWDSDKDAFNRLYNDYFYHRNNQFWYTEAMKKLPLLTQATRMLVCAEDLGMVPDCVPWVMDELRILSLEIQSMPKNPTVRFGHLQHNPYRSVATISTHDMATLRQWWDEDFERTQAYYNQMLHHDGPAPHPLTGYLAEEVVSMHLMSPSMLCLLSLQDWLSIDEQLRLPNADAERINIPANPRHYWRYRMHLTIEQLMQADAFNREVSMLIRRGGR from the coding sequence ATGAAATTACTATTCAACCTTGATTATCAAACATCATTTGGCGAGCAATTGATGATGAATATCATCGTGGATCACAACCAGACAGAAGTTCATGCCATGTCAACGCGTGATGGATTGCACTGGACAGCAGAGATTTCTCGTGCAGAGAAAGGTTGTCTCGACTACTACTATAGCGTATGTCGGGGAAGCAAGGTGATGCGCCATGAGTGGCTTGTAGAGCCTCATAGACTGGAAATGCCATCGCTGAAAGCCACTTACTACAGGGTCTATGACCGTTGGATTGATATTCCAGAGGACAGCTATCTGTATTCGTCGGCCTTCACAGACTGTGTGATGGCTCGTGCCTGCAAGCCGATTTCCAACACCGAGCATGGACGTACGATACGCTTAAAGGTGCGTGCACCCCAACTGCAAAGTGGTTCGCAGCTGGCCATTGTGGGCAATGCTTCCTATTTAGGGTATTGGGATTGCGCCAAGGCACGCCCGATGACAGAGCATGCATACCATGAGTGGGTCATCAGTCTCGATGCTGACAGGTTGCCCGAAGTGTTTGAATTCAAGTTCGTCATTCTGGGCGAATCAGTGGTTTGGGAGAACTGCAGTAATCGTGTTTTGTTGAATCAGGAAATGGCACAGGGCGAAGTAGTGGTCTATGAGTTAGCCCAAGCCTGGTTCTCTATCCCTTCGTGGAAAGGTGCCGGAACGGTTATCCCAGTATTCTCTTTGCGCTCAGAAGGCAGTTTCGGCGTTGGCGACTTTGGCGATCTGAAACTGATGGTTGACTGGTGTGCCAAGACGCAGCAGCGCATCCTGCAGGTGCTGCCCATCAATGATACCACTATTACGCACACTTGGCAGGACTCCTATCCCTATAACTCTATCAGCATCTATGCACTTCACCCGCAATACACCGATTTGCGACAGTTGCCTATATTGAAAGATGAGGCCCAGCGTGGAGCCTTCGAACAACTTCGTCAGGAGTTGAATGCACTGCCTCAGATTGACTATGAGCGCGTGAACAAGGCGAAGATGGACTATCTGCGTGCTGTCTTTACTCAAGAGTGGACGGTCATCAAGCGCCGTGCCACCTATAAGAGCTTCTTCGAGACCAATAAAGACTGGCTGGAACCTTATGCACGGTTCTGCTATTATCGCGATAAATACGGCACGGCGCAGTTCTCAGAATGGCCGGCAAAACTGCCCAAAGCCGATCCAAAGACCATCGATTTCTGGTACTTTGTTCAGTATAATCTGGACCAACAAATGCGTGCCGCCCATCAGCATGCCCGCGAGAAAGGCGTCATTCTGAAAGGCGACATCCCCATTGGTATCTCGCGTTATGGCGTCGAGGCCTGGGTAGAACCGCGCTATTTCAACCTGAACGGGCAAGCAGGCGCTCCGCCCGATGCTTTCTCTGTCAACGGTCAGAATTGGGGATTCCCCACCTACAACTGGGACGAGATGCTGAGTGATGGCTGTCAGTGGTGGGTGCGCCGCTTCCGCAAGATGCAGGAATATTTTGATGCCTACCGCATTGACCACGTGTTGGGCTTCTTCCGCATTTGGGAGATACCTATTGACGCCGTCCATGGCTTGCTGGGACAGTTCTCTCCGGCACTCGGCATGACGCCCGAAGAGATTGAAGGCTACGGGCTTCACTTTCAGGAAGAACTGTTCACACGTCCGTTTATTGCCGACTGGACACTGCAGCGCATCTTTGGCGAGCGTGCGTCCTATGTGAAGGAACACTTCTTGAACCATCTGCACGATGATATCTGGGAGATGAAACCCGAATTCAATACGCAGCGCAAAGTGGAAGCCTGGGCAAAAGATAAGAACGAGGACGCATTGCGCGACGGGTTGTATGCCCTGATTAGCGATGTGCTCTTTGTGCGCGACCGCAAGGACACTCATAAGTTCCACCCCCGCATTGGTGTTCAAAACGATTTCATCTACGAGGCCTTGTGGGACAGCGACAAGGACGCATTCAACCGCCTCTACAACGACTACTTCTATCATCGCAACAACCAATTCTGGTACACCGAGGCCATGAAGAAGTTGCCGCTGCTGACTCAAGCCACCCGCATGCTCGTGTGTGCCGAGGATTTGGGCATGGTGCCCGACTGCGTTCCTTGGGTCATGGACGAGTTGCGCATACTCTCGCTCGAGATACAGTCCATGCCGAAAAATCCCACCGTGCGCTTTGGACATCTGCAGCATAATCCTTATCGCTCTGTGGCCACAATCTCTACACACGATATGGCCACGCTACGCCAGTGGTGGGATGAAGACTTCGAGCGGACGCAAGCCTACTATAACCAGATGTTGCACCATGATGGTCCGGCACCTCATCCCCTGACAGGCTATTTGGCCGAGGAGGTGGTGTCCATGCATCTCATGTCTCCATCCATGCTTTGCCTGTTGTCACTACAAGACTGGTTGAGCATCGACGAACAGTTGCGCCTGCCCAATGCTGATGCAGAGCGAATCAACATCCCCGCAAATCCGCGTCACTACTGGCGCTATCGCATGCACCTCACCATCGAACAGTTGATGCAAGCCGACGCATTCAACCGCGAGGTGTCTATGCTGATACGTCGTGGAGGAAGATAA